The following is a genomic window from Pedosphaera parvula Ellin514.
TAACTGGCTTCGTATCGTGCCTTGCCACCGTCTTCGATGCACTGCTGCAACCCGCCAACAAAGCCATTCCCAACCCAACTACCACCACACGGCCCGCAGCTTCCTTTGCCCAAAACTGAATGTTCATCATCCAAAAAGAGTTACGAAAAACCAACTCCCGTCAATGCAAAACATTACCATGTCAAGCCTTAGCAACCATTTCCAGCGACAAAGGTCAGAATAATTAATATCTCAGCAGCCATGAAAATGCCCTTGCGATTTTCCGGCAAGGCTGCTTCATTAGTGGCGTGCCACGCGCTTATGGTGGAATTGGCAGACACGCTACTTTGAGGTGGTAGTGGGGTAACCCGTGCAGGTTCAAGTCCTGCTAAGCGCACCACTTTTCCTCAGGAAACTGAGAACTCTGGTGAATCCCGCACAGATTCCGCACAAAATCCCGCCGAATCTGGAGTTGAGAGTCAAAACGTAAAATTCCCAAAGAAGATTAAGTATCGAGGGCGCGTTCTGGCTAAGATCTACGGAAAGACCAAGAACTACCCCTTCTATCGCGTTTCCTACAACAGTGCTGGAAAACGACACCTCATTAGCTTTCGCACCTATTCCGCGGCGAAAGCCGCAGCCGATAGTAAGGTGAAGGAGATCCATGAGGGATCGCAAGCCGCCTCACTCACTGCCCCTCAATCTCGAGATGCCCTGGCCGCGCTTGAACGGCTTCAGACCTATTACCAATCCACAGGACGGAGAATTTCTCTTTTGGGTGCCGTATCCGAATACGTTGAAGCCGCCAGCAAACTTAACGGACAACCCAGCGATTTCGGCCGCCTCGACGAAGCTGCACCCCCGGGCCACGAGCAGGACGGCCAGCGTCCGGCGAAAGAGGCGCGCTTCCAAATCCTCAGCCATGGCCTTTGACAATCGCCGGCGATCTTGAGCAACAAATCCAAGTTCCCGGGCACACAGTGGCTTCCTAATGAAGCCAACTTGGCGGCAAAACACATGCTTGCAAAAACTTTTGTTAACTTACTTAGCGAAATGAACAGTTTCAGATCTGACCTGCGCCGCCTCCGGCAACATTTGCAACACGATGCGTGCTGCCGACTCGAGAATAGCATTGTTCGGTCGATTCACTTTAGCTGAACCAACCCGCGCCGGCTTGCGGTCGCAATGGCCTCGGTGCGACTGATTACATTCAGCTTGGCAAAAATGCTACGCAGATGGGATTTCACAGTGGTTTCGCTGATGTAGAGCTTTACACCGATTTCCTTGTTGCTTTTGCCGAGCGCCAGCAATGAAAGCACGGCCAACTCACGACTTGTCAGAGATTCGCTGCTGATGCCAGCTGCCAGTTTGGTCACCAGCGAAGGGGGAATGGAGGTTTCACCGGAATACACTTTGCGAATGCACTCAAGTAATTCCTCGCGCGCCGCATCTTTCAACAGATAACCCTTCGCACCGGCCTTAATCGCCCGGGAAATGTCGGCATCACTATCAAACGTTGTCAGTATTATCACCCGGGCGGAGTCAGTCATCCGTCGGAGCTCATCAATTACACCCACACCATCCAGGATAGGCATTCGCAGGTCCATCAGGACTACGTCGGGACGGTGTTCCTGCCACCGGGCTACTGCATCGCGTCCGTTTGAAGCTTGCGCCACCACACTCATATCTGGTTGTCGACCGATGATCGCGACCAGTCCTTCGAGAACAGTGACGTGGTCGTCCGCAACAAGGATGCGTATCTTTTGCGACTGTTCGTTTGCCGCTTGCTTTTTCGAAACTGTGCTCATAAATCTGATTACTGTACGTTTTCTGTAAGTGGCAAAATAATCAAAACCGCCGTACCTTCACCATTCGTGCTTTGAATGCTTAATTGTCCTCGCATGCTTTCAACACGTTCCCTGATTCCTAAAAGACCGAATCCATCATGTTGACGGGCTGGATCGAAGCCTTGCCCGTTGTCCTGTAGTTCCAATTGAAGCGCCTGGGCACTAAACACGAGCCGTGCTTTGAATTCACTGGCACGTGCGTGCCGGAGTGCATTGGTAAAAACTTCCTGCCCAATACGCAGAAGGTTATCCTCCCATTCAGAGGGGATTACACAAGGTTCACCCTGCAAATCAAATTTTGCCCGCATTGTTGTGCCTGCGGTCATCTTCTGGATCAGACCTTCCAGCGCTTTAAAGAGGTTCTTTCCCTCCAAGGCCAATGGCCGAAGTGCTCGAACCGAACGTCGCGCCTCGCGCAGGCTCTCGCGCGCAAGATCACCAGCACGATTGAGATGCTCCGCCACCTCAACGACCAATCCTTGGGACCCGGCATCTGCGGCCGCCTCCAACTGAACGATCACACCAGTAAATCCCTGGGCCAGTGTATCATGAATGTCGCGCGCCATCCGGTTTCGCTCCGCCATTACCGCAGCTTCGCGGCTTTGCTGGGAAAGTCGCATCAACTGAATTGCGAGCATGGCCTGATGGGCGAGCGCCTGAGGCAGTTCGATTTCCTCACGGCGAAAAGAACGCTTTCGTGTAAACCGGATGCTGACGATTCCCTCCACGTGCCCTGCGATCAACATCGGAACAAACAAAACCGTGCGAACTCCGAGTTCATGCAGGTATTTCTTGAGGGTGACCATCACTGGATCACGATCCGAGTCTTCCAGCATTTGATGCCCTATTGCGGGATCCGATCCAACCCAAATTCGGGCGGTTTCGCCTTCCATATCTTCCAGAACGGCATGCTGGTGTGTGCGAAAGATTTCTTCCCAGACCGGATGATTCAGAGCAATTTTTGAAATCGCCACGGAGGAATGAGATACGTTTCCAATACTTACGAAATGCCCGCCCTCAAGTAAGGCAACACGATCCAACCGCCGGCTGTCGCTGGTTCTTATCCATACGCTAATACTATGCGCATCGGATAGCTCAACTATTGCACGCAGCGCATGTTCCAGCAGTTTATCAGGGTTTGACTCCTGAGCCATTGAGTCCAGAGCATGCGACAGCGCATCGAGCTGCCCGCGGGCGAGGTGTTCCGAAGCACGCAATGCTTCAGCTGCCTGCTTGCGTTCCGTGATATCCATGACTGCGCCAGTAAACTCCAACTCTCCCGTCCCGGTTCTTGTGGGTTGAGCCAAAACCTGGACGTGCTTGATCTCACCGCCCTGCATCAGAAGGCGATGTTCAAAATTCAGGTTTGTGCCATCTCGTGTCGCGCGATCCAGTGCCTGTTGAACCGAGGCAATATCTTCCGGGTGAAGTCGTTTGAGCATAAGCTCCAGGCTGGGCCGGATTTTCGCGTCATATCCAAAAATAGAAAATGTCTCATGGGACCAAAAATGCTCTCCCGTCGCCACTTTCCAGCTAAAACTGCCGAGGTGACTGAGCCGTTGCGCCTCAGCCAACGAGGTTTCGCTATGACGCAACTGAGACTCTGCCCGTTTGCGCTCTTCGATCTCGCTCTGGAGGGAGTTGTTGGTGGCTGCCAGTTGGTCACGAGCCTTCTGCAATCTTTCCTGCCTGGCCTTTAGGCGACGGACACGCCAAATGTAAAGGCTGACAAGAGCAGTCATCACCAGTACGCCGCAAACCAAATGGAACCATGCGGTTTCGTAAAATGCCGGCGGGACGGCGAACTCAATCATGTCGCCTGTTTCATTCCATATTCCATCAGCATTGCAGGCAGTGACGCGAAATCGATATGTCTTGGGTTGCAAGTTCGAGTAGAAGGCCTGGCGTCGAGTTCCCGCGTCCTTCCAATCTTCATCGTAGCCCTCCAGTTTATACTTATAGCGCACCCGCGCGGGGTTGCTGAAACTAAGGCCAGCGTAATCAATCTCTATATCCCGGATCCCATGCGGAAATTTCAGATTGGCTGAAGGTATGTAAGTTCTCCCGCCAGCGATCACTTGCTGAATCCGAACAGGAGGAGGCAATGGATTCTTGGGAATATTATGAGTGTCGATCACGGCCAGACCGGCTGTGGTTGCAAACCAAAGTTTGCCATCTGCACTCTTGGTGGCAACCGGGTAGCCAGCGCCTCGGTAGCCATAGGGAAAATGCCGAACAACGCCCCGAAGCCCGTCGTTCAAATCATACAGTTCACCGGTAACCCGGCCTGAATCCGACATTGCGGTCTCAAGTTCGCTTGCGGTGAACCGGAGGATACCACCCGCGCCCGCCATCCAAAAATTTCCGTCATCATCCACCAAACCGGTAAAAAAATCATCAAATGCCAGGCCGTTCCGGTGATCCAGTGTTTGAAAACGACCGTTCCGAAAACGGCTGATTCCGCCCTTCCCCGCAAACCAAACATCTCCTTTGGAATCACTCATGATGGCTGTAATCTGCCCGGTAAAGAGGCCGTCCTTTCCCGAAAAAAGACGAAACCGTTCTCCCTCCCAGAGTGCGACCTCCCCGGTTGTAAGCCCAATCCACACTCGGCCTTTGCTATCAGTATGTGCCACAGATGCCCAGCCATCCGCCTCGCGGTGGAGTTCCGGAAAATTCTTCACCTCATGGTTAAGCAGGCGATACACACCCATGAATCGATCACACAACCAGAGACCTCCTTCTAGATCGCTAGTGATCGCCAGGACGTTCTTCATATGAGGCACTTCAGGCAAGAGTGTGGCAACATCGCCCTTGGGTTTGAGGACCGCGACACCGAGTCCAGTTCCAAGAATCAAATCGCCGCCAGGATCGGCATACGAGCACTGAACACTTCGAGAGCCAGCAGCTTTGCCCAAGAGGTCGAGCCAGCCACGCTCGAGGAATTGATTTTCCCTGGCATTGATTTGAATAAAGCCGCCTGGCCTCGCACCGACCCAAACACTTCCATCCAGTGTCGCCTGGACCGATAAATTCTGGTCAAAGGGCAGTCCCTCCCGAACGGATAAAGGCGTAATTTTATTTTCACGAAAGCAGTCCAGACCCGCTGAAGTCCCAAACCAGACAACTCCCTCCCGATCTTCGAAAATACAGTTCACGAGATCGCTCGAGAGGCCGTCTTTTTGAGTAAATTTTTCGACCGCGTCGCTGAACTGGCCAATGTCCTCGCTTCCCAGGGATGCCGTATTTCTAACCCGGCGCAGGCCATCGCCAACCGTGGCGATCCACAGGGTTCCATTGCGATCGACCAGAACCGATGAGGCTCCCACGCGAATCTCCGGAGCGACAAAGTGAATTTCCTGCTGATCGTGTGTGAATGCCCTCACCGATCGCATCGTCTGGGCCGTCCAGACTTTCCTATCCGGCGCCCGCGCCAGTTTCGCCGCCTCCGCAAAGCGTTCGTTACCCACTTGAAAGCGTGTCTCACCTTGGCGAAGAAACGCGATTGCACCTGGCGGGGTCTGTGTTCGATCGCTCAATGCGACCCATAGCGTGTTCTCACCATCCACCATCGCAGCCCAAACCGCTACGTCAGGAAGGCCGCTTTCGGGGCCGACTTTCCGCCAGTCTTCTCCAGTGAACTTATACAAGCCCAAGGAAGTACCCGCCCAAACGCCGCCATCCTTGCGTTCACAAAGCGCAAACACTCGCGCCCGCTCCGAAGGATTCCGCAGAACAAATACCTTGGAATGCCCATCGCGCAACAAAGTGACGTTTCCGACACTCCCAATCCAGAGGGAGCCGTCCCTGGTACCCAACAGTTCATCAGGCACACCCGGTAAAGCGGGTTCGCCCGCCTTGGGCTCCCACGCGGTGAACGCAGCGCCGTCAAATCGGAATAATCCGTTAAGCGCCGCAACCCAGAGATATCCTTCACTCGTCTGACAAATCGAATTGACCTGATCAACGCCATCCGCGCCTCCCCAGGCCCGATGTGAAAACTGTATTATGGACTTGTGAGAATCCAAAGCCAGCGCCTGACAGACAAAAAGCAAATACGCAACAGCCGTCCAGACCATTGCCAGGGAAAACGAAGTGTAACTGCGTACGCGGCACATGTTGCTCAAAACAATCCAGAAGAAATCTCGCGCTGCCGCTGATGCCAAACAAACACATTCTGGGTGGAATACTTTTTGTGCGTCAAGCCGAATCCATTGCCGCACTGGCGAATTCGCCGACGTTCCGGTTCTTGACGCCCGAGTTCAAGTTCAGTCTTTAATAACATAACTTGTCTGCCGCTGTGTCTGGATCATGCACGAAACGTAACTCATGGTACATCTTTATCTGATCTTACCAGATCGCAGGATTAAATGTCATGCCTCAATTGGCAGAAGCCGGTTTTAAAACTTCGTGTGAGCTAAAGCGTACCGACGAAGTCAAGGTTTACCCGCGGAACTCATTGTGTATAAAGCGGGTTTTGAATTGATCACTGGCATTCCGAGCCTATTTCGTGAACCACGCATTCTCCGGACAATGCGCTGAACCACCAGTGATCAAAGCAAATGCCCGCTGAAACCTCATTGGCTTAAGGGGGAGGAGTGGAGGCTTGTTCATGGTGGATGGGAAGTCGGACTTTGAAACGGGTTTCGCCGGGGCGGGATTCGAATTCGATTGTCCAGCAGGAGCATGGTTTCCCCCAGGTAGTTTCCCGGCTTGGTGACCGCCATGAGGATTGACTGGCGATCGTAGGTGCGCGTGATACGAACTTCCCCTTCGAGCAGGACATGAAAGAACCCGGTTCGTTCCCCTTCGGCACCCAGGACCGCGCCAGCCGGCACTTCAATCACTTCACCCGGTTCCAAGCAACCCAGTTGCGCATCGGTCAATCCGGCAAACAGAGGCGTGGAACGGACCTGTTGGAGTTCAATCGGGCTCATGGTCATAGCAGGCCGAGGTATTGGTGAACGAGCTTCACCGCCATGGCACCTTCCCCCACTCCCGAGGTGACGCCTTTGGCGGAGCGATGACGGACATCACCGGCAACGAAGATCCCCGGAACGCTGGTTTCGAGATAAAACGGATCGCGATCCGCAGTCCAGCCCGGTGGGCGCCGGGCGCCCGGAGAAAGTGCGGTGATCCGGCTTGGTAACGCTGGAGCGCGAGCCTAGTCTTTCGACTGTATGTGCGCCTCCACCAGCCATAGCAGTTTGTCCACGCCACGCGAGACTTCTGTGAACAAATCCGCAGTGTCCGCCTCACCGGCTTTGCCTGCTGTGTCAATTGCTGAGCGGGTGGAGGTGCCGAACTGCGCCAGCGCGCTTGATAGTGCCGAGACATGTCCTTGCCCGGATGCCAGGTCCAAGGGATAAGCTGCGAGCCGGGAATGCTTCGAGACGGTTTGAATCGTGCCTTGCGCGACACCGCCGAGTGCAACCAGGCGTTCGGCAATGTCGTCGGTGAACTCATCAAACTCCCCGGCGATTTTGTCGAACAGTTCATGCAGGCCGATAAAGTGCGGACCTTTGACATTCCAATGCGCTTGTTTGGCCTGTAGACCAAGATCGAGCGCATCGGCCAGTTGTTGGTTCAATAAATCGACCATCGGGCGGCGGCTCGGCTCGCGGATGTCGTTCCGGGTTTTGTTAAGTCGGGTGTTCATAAATAAGTCATGGAGTTTGATGATTGTCCTTCACAATGGAGTCCCAGGGTTTCGGTCAGATGAACTCAAAACGGGTTCGACAAGCCATGCATCGGCGGGAATTTGTGCCACGCCCGGATAGACTGTGTAAGCGGCCAGGTTTGCCAGGTTCACAACCCCTACTCCTCCACCGCGCAGCCGCATATGGACTGTAGTTTTGGATAACATGAACTGCATGAAGGACTGGCTCTCGGCCGACAGCTTGACCGGAAATTCGACCATGAGAAAAAGCGCCTTGCCTCCCACCATGCGCAACTTGAGAAATGACACCAGGAGATCGCCTACCGGCGTCGGCTGTTCACGCTTTGCCATCAGCTCTGGCTGGTCGAGGTGCACATGCTTTTTGAATTCCGCCTCCGACAATTCGACGATGTCGGCGTAGCCGCCAGGGAATTGCCAGCAATCATGGGTTTTCTGCAGGAAATCCACCCGCAGAACCTGGGCGGAGACAAACACGGACTTGGAATTCTCACCTGCCAGAACAAGCCTTGGTGAGGCAAATAACCGCGCCGGTTCCGTGCTTTCCCATATTTTGTGGCCCTGAGCTTTGTCCGCGGTGAAGGACTCAACCGAGCCGTCCGTCAAGTGAACACGAATGATGAAGTCTTGCTTTGGCAGTTCGGTACGGTCATTAGTTTTCATAGGAATTTTCTTTCTTTGAACCGCTTTCCGGACGCGGACTTAAGTCAGTGCAACCGCGCGCAATTCTGTCGGGTAATTGCGCTCTCGCCAGGCATCGATTCCTCCCAACAATGCCATTTATCGTTCCCTGCGTTTTTGACGCCTTTTGGATTTCTGCCAGGCCATCAAGCGCCTCCAGAATGGCCCGCTGTACGACTGGCTGCGAAAGGTTGCCCATATGGCCGCCCCGCTCAAAGAGTGTCGCGCGTGCTGGTCCGAATGTGGCCTCGATCCAATCAAGATCCTCAGTCGCCAGGAGAAAATCGTTCCGGTTCGCGATGACCCGGATATTATGGTTGTCCTGTAGTTCGGCCGAATAGGTGCGCAGATCCGTGCCCCGCCTCACCGTCTCCGGATTCGCAATCTCGATGCCTCTGGCCTGGTTATAAGGACTCACAAACTTATCGATATAATCCCAAAAGGAGTAATGCATGATTTCCTCGTACGCGGCGTGTCGTCTTGATTTTTTGAGCGGATGTTTCAACACGCCTTGATTGTGGCGCAATTGGCTGCTGAAAATCATGTCCCGCAGCGTCAAACGGAAGCCCAGGCCGATCAGGAACCTGCTTTCAATTTCGTTGAATGGCAGGACGGACCCTGGTGCCGGGGGGTGCGCGCCCAAGGCCGCAACCTTGAGCAGCGTGTTTTCAATGTTGGCGGTTCGCTCTCCGGCGGGCCAGGCCAATGGCGCCTGGTAAAATTGGTCCACATTGGTGACACAGTACCGCAAACGAACCGGGGCATCGATGGCGACGTAACGGTCAAATTTGAGCAATGGAGTGTCATTGGTGGCTGCTGTCGCTGCCAGGAACAACGTCTGGAATGCTCCCATGGAGTAACCCATCAGAGCCCTTGCGCCCAGGCGATGCGGATACAATTCCTCCAAACGGCGGTCGATCTGAGTCAGTGCGACGTGCACGTCGCGCACGCCGACGGGTGGATAGGATGGAAGGTCGGTGGTCGAGGCGTGCTCCATGAATTCGGGATGGAACGTGCTGCTGATGCAGACGGGGGAGAAACCGTTCTGGTAGAGAAGTTCGGCCAGCGCCAGCTCATTCCCGGCCAGGCGATGGGCGCCAAAACCAGGCACCAGATACACGACCGGCGCAGGGCCCGGTTGCAGCCAGAAGGTGAAGTCCAATTTCTTCCCGGTGGCGGGGATTAATACCGATCGTGTTTTGCCCAGGGCTGGAAATTCGGCGTTTGTATAAGTGAAGAAGATGGATTGCAGCGTTTCCAGCGCCGCTTCGTCTTTGCTTCCATCCACACGCCAGTCAACCCGCCGGTTTTCGTGCCCAAAGCTCCAGGCGTATTGCAGGATCGAATATGAATCCGCCTCGGCCTGGCTGAAGCGCACGGCCCCCTCCACGGTGTCACCGAAGTTATTGGCCGCGACCCCGGAACCGATGTAGCTATAGGGGGCAAAGTAGGTCAGCGGGTTGGCGGCCATGTCCCCGACCAGGCCGGTGGCGTCCCGCCCGTCGCTCGGTCCGAAAACCGGCAGCATCAGATAACACCCCGGCTGCCAGCCCCATTTCCTGAAGGTCTGGCCAAAATCCGCGTCGTTTTTGGGCACGCCCCAGTGCGTCGCCACATCGAAGAACCCGCCCACGCCCAACACGGTGTTACACAAACAACGTTCCGTTTCCTGACTCATCCCCACCCAGTTTCCTTGCAACATGTTATTGGCGAGTCGTCCCGGATAGGTCAGGTTTTTGCCCATATTCCCAATCCCCGTGCGCACGGGCTTGGCCACCACGCGCCGATACACCTTGGAGGTCGGCCTCACCAACGACGTCATAAAACCCGTGTTGAACCCCCAAATGGCGCGATTAAAAGGCTCAATGGGATCGTTGAACCCGGACGGAAGGACGATGGAATCTCCGGCAAGGCTGGGTGGAACTGTTTGTGGCGCCCCGTTGGTTGCCGCCGGCGTGATCGGCTGCCCCAGTGCGATTTCAATCATCAGGCAGCCCACAGCGGCAATCAACGGCAGTCTGGTTCGGGGTCTCCTGTGCGATTTGTAATGTGCTGGTTCCATAGGTTCGGTGCGATGGCTTTGGTCAGGTTGTGGGTGATTTGTCATTCCACCTGCCGCCCGGCGCGGTGGAGAAGGTCTGAAGGGGTTTGATCCAGAATCAGGTTCGTAATTGCTTTTCTTTTGGTGATGGCACCAGCGCATCCAGCGAGAATCGTCCGCCGCCCATGAACACGAGCGTCATTACGGCAAGCGTGTAAAGAATTGCCAGTTGTGGATCGCGACTGGCCAGCAGGTTCTGAAGAATGGCACCACTGAGGGCACAGACTAGCAATGCGGCATTTATTCGTGTGAACAGTCCAACGACGATAAACAATGAGCAGATTAACTGCACGAGTGTTGCCGCAACCGCCGACCCGAGTGGCGCTGGGAAGCGCATTCCTGCTACTTCCTCGGCCAATTTCCAGGGCGTGCCGTGCTGGAGATAGGCAATCCAGCCTTCCATTTTATGGAAACCATGGATGTAAAATATCATCAGCCCCGCCGAAACTCGGAAGAAAAGATGTCCGAGGCTTGCAGCTGTGCCGCTTGGTTCCACCGTCATGGACTTTTTAACCAGATCCATAAATACCTTAAAAGGCGAAACAGTCGCAACCCAACCCGAAGAAGTCGGCGTATTGGTTGCGGGCCATCTCGGCGGCGGTAAAGAGTTGTTTAAGCGCATGACCGCAACCGTGTTGATGGCAATCGGCGCTGTGGCGGTGCTGCTCAACCGGGACTCCGGCCCGCGCGGCCTTGCGGATGTCCAGCGGCGCGCCGTAACCACCGAAGATCTTAATCGGCGACCATTCCGGCAACACCGGAATCGACGGTGGCGCGTGAGAAACAAACTCGTCCGTGGCGTGAACAATCCTACCACCAACAACCGTAAGAACGGATTCGATACCTTTGATCTGATCCTCCGGCACAGAGAAATAATCTTCAGTGAGCACGGCGAAATCAGCCAATTGGCCAGGCGCAATTGCTCCTTTTCTGCCGCTCTCGCTTGAAAACCAACTGCTGCCCTGAGTATAGAGCCGAAGCGCTTCTTCGCGCGAGAGCCGGTTCGCATCGGGATACATGGAAACTCCGCCTACGGTTTTGCCGGTCACCATCCAATAGAGCGAGACCCATGGATTGTAACTGGCGACACGCGTGGCATCGGTGCCCGCGCCGACCGGAATGCCGAGCTTCAACATCTTCCGCACGGGTGGCGTGTGCTCGGCGGCTTCCTTCCCGTAACGATTGATGAAGTATTCACCTTGAAACGCCATGCGATGTTGAATGGCAATACCGCCACCCAAAGCCCTGACGCGTTCCAGGTTGCGGTCGGAAATGGTTTCGCAATGGTCGAAGAACCAGTTCAAACCTTTGAACGGCACTTCGCGATTGACTTCCTCGAAGACGTTCAGGAAACGCGTGATGCTCTCGTCATAGGTCGCGTGCAGGCGGAACGGCCATTTGTTGGTGGCCAGCAGCGATACAACTCCCTTCAATTCGCTTTCCAGCGTTTCGGGAAGATTGGGGCGAGGTTCGAGAAAGTCTTCAAAATCCGCTGCTGAAAACACAAGCATTTCCCCTGCGCCATTGCACCGGAAGAAGTCGTCGCCCCTGCCCGGCCCCGTCATCCTGATCCAGCGCGAGAAATCCTCCATTTCCTGCTTCGGTTTTTGCGTGAAGAGATTGTAGGCGATACGAAGCGTCATCTCGCCCCGCTTGTGCAGTTCTTCGATGATCGCGTAGTCTTCCGGGTAATTTTGAAATCCGCCGCCCGCGTCAATGATGCTGGTGAGACCGAGCCGGTTTAGTTCGCGCATGAAGTGACGCGTGGAATTCATTTGATGTTCCGGCGGAAGCTTCGGTCCTTTGGCAAGCGTCGCATAAAGAATTGTGGCATTCGGCCGCGCGATGAGCAGGCCGGTTGGATTGCCTTGGTGGTCACGCTGGATTTCACCGCCCGGCGGATTGGGAGTATCCTTGGTATAACCGCAGGCACGCAGCGCGGCCTGATTCAGCAGGGCTCTGCAATACAGGTGCAGAATGAAGACCGGCGTGTTCGGGGCGGCATCATTGATCTCCTGCAGTGTGGGCATTCGGCGTTCGGC
Proteins encoded in this region:
- a CDS encoding amidohydrolase, which produces MSTTTNADLFLFNGRITTLDSKHPNASSVLVKDGRIVAVDAAADSQRQPGTKAIDLKGRRVVPGLNDSHLHVIRGGLNYNMELRWDGVPSLADGLRMLREQAQRTPPGQWVRIVGGWSEFQFAERRMPTLQEINDAAPNTPVFILHLYCRALLNQAALRACGYTKDTPNPPGGEIQRDHQGNPTGLLIARPNATILYATLAKGPKLPPEHQMNSTRHFMRELNRLGLTSIIDAGGGFQNYPEDYAIIEELHKRGEMTLRIAYNLFTQKPKQEMEDFSRWIRMTGPGRGDDFFRCNGAGEMLVFSAADFEDFLEPRPNLPETLESELKGVVSLLATNKWPFRLHATYDESITRFLNVFEEVNREVPFKGLNWFFDHCETISDRNLERVRALGGGIAIQHRMAFQGEYFINRYGKEAAEHTPPVRKMLKLGIPVGAGTDATRVASYNPWVSLYWMVTGKTVGGVSMYPDANRLSREEALRLYTQGSSWFSSESGRKGAIAPGQLADFAVLTEDYFSVPEDQIKGIESVLTVVGGRIVHATDEFVSHAPPSIPVLPEWSPIKIFGGYGAPLDIRKAARAGVPVEQHRHSADCHQHGCGHALKQLFTAAEMARNQYADFFGLGCDCFAF